One Rosettibacter firmus genomic window carries:
- a CDS encoding M1 family metallopeptidase: protein MNFGLFIFTIVIITTNIFAQDKSYNIKQYDLYIKPHFVTKSLFISTTITINNPFLRDTFYFGLNERYEKLSIRSNSSPVSIQRGNGWVVIVLQKPTKYFTMVIETEGIIGKSDGENRQVITDSSLFLLWSDRFYPIDYNHWAKFKTKILLPDNFHVIAPGKLIRTKKHNKMIEHTFLTTNPAVCFSVFADSRWIVTKRKINGIQMQTLLYPESQKFSEQIFKTSSEVLKFYSETYCAYPFDQFSFINLEGIYARLAFPGFVGYSSNYLEKEFATTGFDAHETALLWWFYTIRGEGAGSFQWTEGFGDYAEFLYDEKYQKPIPEIFQNFRNEYLTMSPHQDVLYYDFTGNTPQKIIHGKYPWLMHLIRYKIGDEKFRETMKLIFNKFRFRTFSMEEFIAVLEEGSGQSLQWWKQEWLERKGVPVITFKSEVQKNNDSYLIKCTLTQIENLYHLPIEIGIETKKGIDIKRVNVTEEQTIFTFESKEKPIKITVDPNDWLLLKVIYLE, encoded by the coding sequence TTGAATTTTGGATTATTCATTTTTACCATTGTAATTATCACAACAAATATCTTCGCTCAGGATAAATCTTACAATATCAAACAATATGATTTGTATATCAAACCTCACTTTGTAACTAAAAGTCTTTTTATATCTACAACAATTACTATTAACAATCCATTCCTGCGAGATACTTTTTATTTTGGACTTAATGAACGGTATGAAAAGTTATCTATTAGATCTAATTCATCACCAGTTTCGATACAAAGAGGAAATGGATGGGTTGTTATCGTCTTACAAAAACCTACTAAATATTTCACAATGGTTATTGAAACTGAAGGAATAATCGGAAAAAGTGATGGTGAGAATAGACAGGTAATCACAGATTCCAGCTTATTTTTATTATGGTCTGATCGATTTTATCCCATCGATTATAATCACTGGGCAAAATTTAAAACCAAAATTTTACTTCCTGATAATTTTCATGTAATTGCTCCTGGAAAATTGATACGTACTAAAAAGCATAATAAAATGATTGAGCATACGTTCTTAACGACTAATCCTGCTGTGTGCTTCTCAGTGTTTGCAGATTCAAGGTGGATTGTAACAAAAAGAAAAATCAATGGAATACAAATGCAAACGCTCCTTTATCCAGAAAGTCAAAAATTTTCAGAACAGATTTTTAAAACAAGTAGTGAAGTATTGAAATTCTATTCAGAAACTTATTGTGCTTATCCATTTGATCAGTTTAGTTTTATTAATCTTGAAGGAATTTATGCAAGACTGGCTTTCCCTGGCTTTGTTGGATATAGTTCAAACTATCTGGAAAAAGAGTTCGCAACAACTGGATTTGATGCACACGAAACTGCACTGCTGTGGTGGTTCTATACAATACGTGGTGAGGGAGCTGGTAGTTTTCAATGGACAGAAGGTTTTGGAGACTACGCAGAATTTCTTTATGATGAAAAATATCAAAAACCAATACCAGAAATTTTTCAGAATTTTCGGAATGAATATCTGACAATGTCTCCACACCAAGATGTATTATACTATGACTTTACAGGAAATACACCACAAAAAATTATTCACGGAAAATATCCCTGGCTCATGCATCTTATCCGTTATAAAATAGGTGATGAAAAATTTAGAGAAACAATGAAATTGATTTTCAATAAATTTCGATTTCGAACATTTAGTATGGAAGAGTTCATTGCTGTTCTGGAAGAAGGAAGTGGACAATCGCTTCAATGGTGGAAACAGGAATGGCTCGAAAGAAAAGGTGTTCCAGTAATAACTTTTAAATCGGAAGTTCAAAAAAATAATGATTCGTATCTAATTAAATGTACTCTCACACAAATCGAAAACCTTTACCATTTACCAATAGAAATTGGGATTGAAACCAAGAAGGGAATAGATATAAAAAGAGTGAATGTTACTGAGGAACAGACAATATTTACTTTTGAATCGAAAGAAAAACCTATCAAGATTACTGTTGATCCAAATGACTGGCTTTTATTGAAAGTAATATATTTGGAATAA
- the cas2 gene encoding CRISPR-associated endonuclease Cas2, producing the protein MYVIIVYDAVPKRGLKLLKYLRQHLNWVQNSVFEGELTESEFERIKHGIKEIVNEKQDSVIYYVFDSQNYHERGIIGIERNEIDTFI; encoded by the coding sequence ATGTATGTTATCATAGTATATGATGCGGTACCCAAGAGAGGATTAAAATTATTAAAATACTTAAGGCAGCATTTAAACTGGGTACAAAATTCAGTATTTGAGGGAGAACTAACAGAAAGTGAATTTGAAAGAATAAAACACGGGATAAAAGAGATAGTAAACGAGAAGCAAGACAGTGTAATTTATTATGTATTTGATTCGCAGAATTATCATGAAAGAGGAATAATAGGGATTGAAAGGAATGAGATTGACACATTCATATAA
- a CDS encoding HNH endonuclease: MPDKDVKTIRDLIYYQYAKIIAKRAFNIPNGEEVKKKHYGFIKETFQELKNGVKSWSDITREDWQLVESEEKCIYCGSTNNLNKEHIVPKSLKIKPECRTCDKIQAIHNQIWACRQCNSSKGNKGVYEFFKALYTNKKKFYDYIPPLLEKKYLKTIYNCHECAGTLDKGDIDSDGEISVLEIDFILH; encoded by the coding sequence ATGCCTGATAAAGACGTAAAAACTATAAGAGATCTTATATACTACCAATATGCAAAAATCATAGCTAAACGCGCTTTTAATATTCCTAATGGGGAAGAAGTAAAGAAAAAACATTATGGATTTATAAAAGAGACATTTCAAGAATTAAAAAACGGTGTTAAGTCTTGGTCAGACATTACTCGTGAAGATTGGCAGCTTGTGGAGTCAGAAGAAAAATGTATATATTGTGGTTCAACAAACAATCTCAATAAAGAACATATAGTGCCAAAGTCATTAAAAATTAAGCCTGAATGTAGGACTTGTGATAAAATTCAAGCTATTCATAACCAAATTTGGGCATGCCGTCAGTGTAATTCTTCAAAAGGGAACAAAGGAGTTTATGAATTTTTCAAAGCATTGTACACTAATAAAAAGAAATTTTATGACTATATTCCACCATTGCTGGAAAAGAAGTATTTGAAGACAATTTACAACTGTCACGAATGCGCAGGGACGCTTGATAAAGGAGATATAGATAGCGATGGGGAAATATCTGTACTTGAGATTGATTTTATACTTCATTGA
- a CDS encoding DNA adenine methylase: protein MKYKKVSFIRYPGGKQRVLNYIIPHLPPRELIKGRFIEPFVGSGAVFFALNPKRALLADINPELIDLYRGIRRYPLKVWEIYKSFPKTKKAYYEIRATKVDGMDLAFRAARTLYLNRTCFKGMWRHNSNGEFNVGYGGQDRRWVINKETLKEISSRLKRAILKCSDFEEIIEESTKEDFIFVDPPYRPAERELLHSHYVYGKFSYSDYQRLGKALKRASNRGVTWAMTISAHPDILALFDGFHIILIPRGTGKKPGILTNNSGEVIICNYEEVLL, encoded by the coding sequence ATGAAATACAAAAAAGTTAGTTTTATCCGTTATCCCGGTGGAAAACAAAGGGTTTTAAATTACATAATCCCTCACTTACCTCCGAGAGAACTTATAAAAGGGAGATTTATAGAACCATTTGTAGGAAGCGGTGCGGTTTTTTTTGCATTGAACCCTAAACGCGCCTTATTAGCAGATATTAATCCAGAACTTATTGATTTATACCGTGGAATACGCCGTTATCCCTTGAAAGTTTGGGAAATATATAAGAGTTTCCCGAAAACAAAAAAAGCATACTACGAGATTAGGGCAACTAAGGTTGATGGAATGGACTTGGCATTCAGAGCAGCCAGAACCCTTTATTTAAACAGGACTTGTTTTAAGGGGATGTGGCGACACAATTCAAATGGAGAATTTAATGTTGGCTATGGAGGACAGGATAGACGATGGGTAATTAATAAGGAAACTTTAAAAGAGATTTCTAGTAGATTAAAACGCGCTATTTTAAAATGTAGTGATTTTGAAGAAATAATCGAAGAAAGCACAAAAGAAGATTTTATATTTGTCGATCCACCATATCGACCTGCCGAGCGTGAATTGCTTCACAGTCATTATGTATATGGAAAATTTAGTTATTCCGATTATCAAAGGCTGGGAAAAGCATTGAAAAGAGCATCAAATAGAGGTGTTACATGGGCAATGACCATCTCCGCCCATCCTGATATTTTAGCTCTGTTTGATGGTTTTCATATCATACTTATACCAAGGGGTACCGGGAAAAAACCTGGAATTTTAACAAATAACTCAGGAGAAGTTATAATTTGTAATTACGAGGAGGTACTTCTATGA
- the cas4 gene encoding CRISPR-associated protein Cas4, producing the protein MIISGTHINYYNHCKRHLWFFAHHIFMEHTSELVALGKFISESTYQREKHELHLIYGEDEIIIDFYDPKNKRIHEVKKSNKMEETHIWQVKFYIYVLEKMGIKGVTGEIDYPKLRQKIDVILDDNDRKRIEEIKEEIPKIISNDIPPSVINKSYCKNCSYYELCYV; encoded by the coding sequence ATGATAATTAGCGGTACTCATATAAATTATTATAACCATTGCAAAAGGCATCTGTGGTTTTTTGCACATCATATATTTATGGAGCATACTAGCGAACTTGTTGCACTCGGTAAGTTTATTTCAGAATCTACATATCAGAGAGAGAAACATGAACTGCATTTAATTTATGGAGAAGATGAAATAATTATCGACTTTTACGATCCTAAAAATAAAAGAATTCATGAGGTTAAAAAGTCCAATAAAATGGAAGAAACTCATATCTGGCAGGTTAAATTTTACATTTATGTGCTTGAGAAAATGGGAATTAAAGGTGTTACTGGCGAAATTGATTATCCCAAGCTTCGTCAAAAAATTGATGTTATTTTAGATGATAATGATAGAAAAAGAATAGAAGAAATTAAAGAAGAAATACCTAAAATAATCTCTAACGATATACCTCCTTCTGTAATAAATAAATCTTACTGTAAAAATTGTTCCTATTATGAATTGTGCTATGTTTGA
- a CDS encoding GNAT family N-acetyltransferase, with the protein MVIREIQTSDAEAFLNLCHKLDEETQFMLLEPDERIATVDEIITQIENLKLRDNQTILVAEHNNQLVGYVSADGGKYKRNKHCVYIVMGILQSFTGQGIGTMLLKELEKWAIQNKIYRLELTVMVHNEKAFALYKKMGFVIEGMKKHSLFINGFYVDEYYMAKLLI; encoded by the coding sequence ATGGTTATTAGAGAAATTCAAACAAGTGATGCCGAAGCATTTTTGAATCTCTGTCATAAACTGGATGAAGAAACTCAATTCATGCTCCTTGAGCCAGATGAAAGAATAGCTACTGTTGATGAGATAATCACTCAAATAGAAAACTTGAAATTAAGAGATAATCAAACAATACTTGTTGCAGAACATAATAATCAATTGGTTGGATATGTTAGTGCAGATGGTGGAAAATACAAAAGAAATAAACATTGTGTTTATATTGTGATGGGTATTCTTCAATCCTTTACGGGACAGGGTATTGGAACTATGTTATTAAAAGAATTAGAAAAATGGGCTATACAAAATAAAATTTATCGACTGGAACTAACTGTTATGGTTCATAATGAAAAAGCATTTGCACTATATAAGAAAATGGGATTTGTAATTGAAGGGATGAAAAAACATTCTCTTTTTATAAATGGTTTTTATGTTGATGAATATTACATGGCTAAATTGTTGATTTGA
- the cas1b gene encoding type I-B CRISPR-associated endonuclease Cas1b — protein MKQNYYIFSSGKLIRKENTLYFEPGESCEPQEIQTSEESIEVEDQTISESDNDNSEPKRLPRKPIPVEDIDSIYCFGELRFNTKFLNYLAQKEIILHLFNYYGYYTSSFYPREPYVSGKLLIEQVKNYLDPEKRINIAQKFILGAAENIKKNLQYYNVREKDLSYFINTIEEQITKISNSKDVQELMGIEGNIRSNYYIAWNLIINKEINFEKREKHPPTNPVNALISFGNSLVYTTVLSEIYKTQLNPLISFLHEPGERRFSLSLDVAEIFKPLLSDRIIFSLLNKNQINEKHFSSELNKCYLTEEGRKIFLKEFDDKLKTTIKHRQLKKSVSYRHLIRLECYKIIKHLLGEKEYKPFIIWW, from the coding sequence ATGAAACAAAATTATTACATATTTAGTAGTGGAAAACTTATTCGCAAAGAAAACACACTCTACTTCGAACCAGGAGAAAGCTGTGAGCCACAAGAAATTCAAACCTCTGAAGAATCAATTGAAGTAGAAGATCAAACAATAAGTGAAAGCGATAATGATAATTCTGAGCCTAAACGATTGCCTCGTAAACCAATTCCTGTGGAAGATATCGATTCAATTTATTGTTTTGGGGAGTTAAGATTTAATACAAAATTTCTGAACTATCTTGCACAAAAAGAAATAATACTTCATCTGTTTAATTATTATGGTTATTATACCTCTTCATTTTATCCAAGAGAACCTTATGTATCTGGTAAACTATTAATAGAACAGGTTAAGAATTACCTCGATCCAGAAAAAAGAATAAATATCGCACAAAAATTTATTTTAGGAGCTGCTGAAAATATTAAAAAAAACTTACAATACTATAATGTAAGAGAAAAAGATTTATCATATTTCATTAATACGATAGAAGAACAAATAACAAAAATATCCAATTCTAAAGATGTACAGGAATTAATGGGCATTGAGGGCAATATAAGGTCAAATTATTATATTGCCTGGAATCTTATAATAAATAAAGAAATAAATTTTGAAAAACGAGAAAAACATCCTCCAACAAATCCAGTTAATGCCTTAATATCATTTGGAAATTCTCTTGTTTATACAACGGTCTTAAGTGAAATTTATAAAACGCAATTAAATCCACTAATAAGTTTTTTGCACGAACCTGGAGAAAGAAGATTTTCATTATCGTTGGATGTAGCAGAAATATTCAAACCACTTTTATCAGATAGAATAATATTTAGTTTATTAAATAAAAATCAAATAAATGAAAAGCATTTTAGTAGCGAATTAAATAAATGTTACTTAACAGAAGAAGGGAGGAAAATATTTCTAAAAGAATTTGATGATAAACTAAAAACAACAATAAAACATAGACAATTAAAAAAATCTGTGAGCTATAGACATTTAATAAGACTTGAATGCTATAAAATAATAAAACACCTTTTAGGAGAAAAAGAATATAAACCATTCATAATATGGTGGTAA
- a CDS encoding GNAT family N-acetyltransferase yields the protein MWNDIDDIELVKPERKHKEIIIDFIKEHQDNNEFEIHGGALVEKLDFDVWLKQIADNSKKETVNKNWVVSSTFLVIRKTDKRLIGFVDIRHELNDFLKSYGGHIGFGIRPTERRKGYAIKILMKALIYCKEIGLNRVMLACYKDNIVSRKTIEKCGGILEKEFTLSELKDYSLEVENSNDKIVCVYWISL from the coding sequence ATGTGGAATGATATTGATGATATCGAACTGGTAAAACCAGAAAGAAAGCACAAAGAAATTATTATTGATTTCATAAAAGAACATCAGGATAATAATGAATTTGAAATTCACGGAGGAGCTCTTGTTGAAAAGTTAGATTTCGATGTTTGGCTAAAACAGATTGCTGATAACTCAAAAAAGGAAACCGTTAATAAAAATTGGGTTGTTTCTTCAACTTTCCTGGTGATAAGAAAAACAGATAAAAGATTAATTGGTTTTGTCGATATTCGTCACGAATTAAATGATTTTTTAAAATCTTATGGTGGACATATTGGATTTGGAATTCGACCTACAGAAAGGAGAAAGGGATATGCAATTAAAATATTGATGAAAGCTTTGATTTACTGTAAAGAAATTGGTTTAAATAGAGTTATGCTTGCTTGTTATAAAGACAATATTGTATCGAGAAAAACAATTGAAAAGTGTGGTGGAATATTAGAGAAAGAATTTACTCTTTCTGAATTAAAGGATTATTCATTAGAAGTAGAAAATTCGAATGATAAAATTGTATGTGTTTATTGGATAAGTCTTTAA
- a CDS encoding c-type cytochrome, translating to MFVLRNFIIGIALLSTVITQHNFAQAPKTFNSKSVERGRYLVKITGCNDCHTPGYIQASGKIPEKQWLIGDQLGWRGPWGTTYPSNLRLYMQNLSEDQWVKVAKTAQYRPPMPWFALHEMTTQDLRAIYRFIKYLGAAGELAPVFVPPGQKPKGPYVLFPEPPK from the coding sequence ATGTTTGTACTACGTAATTTTATTATAGGCATTGCCTTACTTTCAACTGTGATAACTCAACATAATTTTGCACAAGCACCAAAGACATTCAATTCGAAATCTGTTGAGCGTGGAAGGTATCTTGTAAAAATAACTGGTTGTAATGATTGTCATACACCCGGTTACATCCAGGCAAGTGGTAAGATTCCAGAGAAACAATGGTTGATAGGCGATCAACTCGGGTGGCGTGGTCCCTGGGGAACAACCTATCCGAGCAATCTGAGGTTATATATGCAAAATCTTTCTGAAGACCAATGGGTTAAGGTAGCAAAAACTGCACAATATCGACCGCCAATGCCTTGGTTTGCTCTTCACGAAATGACCACACAAGACCTTCGTGCTATCTATAGATTCATTAAATACTTAGGAGCTGCAGGTGAACTTGCACCGGTTTTCGTTCCACCTGGTCAGAAGCCTAAAGGTCCATACGTTTTATTTCCTGAACCACCGAAGTAA
- a CDS encoding ATP-binding protein: MKEFFEQAAMLNHPLRILQRFLDQEKANEQAKQYDKMRFVGYVLEIGYDTVTIITSDPFKIAVGGVPRNSLLIMVPSSYDTLPPHFTLLRVLESAPTPLSKEVQQTYFELQKKSMPELDIFTQSELQWGALKTAVLGMFYPHPERMDEVEFSGDLNNFVSAHKYRVYAPDDDLLNLITNSMVPNENRFPIGDLRLTECRLPLQNKPHPKVTVYVSTKDFMGTRTAMFGKTRLGKSNVVKLIAQSLIETTKDTKNVGQLIFDINGEYANDNPQDNSQSLRSAYPERCVVYALTPKSATPSNPLKINFYEHPEKSKSIIRSLLEQDGRASGYVRSFTSVELPSLDEIRSLPSGGDQARALRKIQIFWAILKKAGYSVDERQLFSVAPTGNPASRFNPGFNVNLRSAAYSSENITPTPQHPSTLDELVRELEIINRFRRANLNHQSLTTGSGNPLFDADDVALLEFLEPQPGRSGVSLIQPYRIYHDRRAGDFINEIIKYLDSGVTVILDLGNANPEVMNYFSDELSLAVLRHQVDKFSNNQLGNHFIQLYFEEAHNLFPHSGDVTTIYSRLAKEGAKYHIGMVYSTQSPTTINKDLLAQTENFFVAHLASQDDVNTLAKVNIAYETLKDDILQAKTVGYIRMLTRSHRFVISVQARKFTLPNSNPEGK; the protein is encoded by the coding sequence ATGAAAGAATTCTTTGAGCAAGCGGCAATGTTAAATCATCCTCTCAGAATTTTACAAAGATTTCTTGACCAAGAAAAGGCAAACGAACAGGCAAAGCAATACGATAAAATGCGTTTTGTTGGGTATGTTCTGGAAATTGGATATGACACAGTCACAATTATTACTTCTGACCCTTTCAAGATCGCCGTGGGTGGAGTGCCTCGAAATTCACTACTTATAATGGTGCCGTCTAGTTATGATACTTTACCCCCACATTTCACATTGTTACGGGTCCTTGAATCAGCACCTACTCCTCTCTCAAAAGAAGTTCAACAGACATACTTTGAATTGCAAAAAAAATCGATGCCGGAACTCGATATTTTCACTCAAAGCGAGTTGCAATGGGGAGCACTTAAAACCGCAGTCCTTGGTATGTTTTATCCACACCCTGAAAGAATGGATGAGGTAGAATTTTCAGGAGATTTAAATAATTTTGTTAGCGCGCATAAGTATCGTGTTTATGCTCCTGATGATGATTTATTGAACCTTATAACTAATTCCATGGTACCCAATGAAAATCGTTTTCCCATAGGCGATTTACGACTAACTGAGTGTAGATTACCTCTTCAAAACAAACCTCACCCAAAGGTTACAGTATATGTTTCAACAAAGGATTTTATGGGTACCCGCACTGCAATGTTTGGCAAAACACGACTTGGTAAAAGCAATGTAGTGAAATTAATTGCACAAAGTTTAATTGAGACAACAAAGGATACAAAAAATGTTGGACAACTCATATTTGACATCAACGGGGAGTATGCGAATGATAATCCACAGGATAACAGCCAATCATTAAGAAGTGCATATCCAGAACGGTGTGTTGTTTATGCCTTAACACCAAAGTCAGCAACACCATCAAATCCTTTAAAGATAAATTTCTATGAACATCCTGAGAAGTCTAAATCAATAATAAGGAGTTTACTTGAACAGGATGGAAGGGCATCAGGATATGTAAGAAGTTTTACTAGCGTGGAATTACCTTCACTTGACGAAATCAGGAGTCTTCCGTCCGGTGGCGACCAAGCAAGAGCACTTAGAAAGATTCAAATTTTTTGGGCTATTCTCAAAAAAGCCGGATATTCTGTTGATGAACGGCAACTTTTCTCGGTTGCTCCAACAGGCAATCCAGCCAGCAGGTTTAACCCCGGGTTTAATGTAAATCTAAGAAGCGCAGCTTATTCCTCTGAGAACATAACACCTACTCCACAACATCCTAGTACTTTAGATGAATTGGTTAGAGAATTAGAAATAATAAATCGCTTTAGGCGTGCAAACCTAAATCATCAAAGTCTTACTACTGGGTCAGGGAATCCTCTATTTGATGCTGATGATGTTGCCTTGTTAGAATTTTTAGAACCCCAACCTGGTAGAAGCGGAGTATCTCTTATTCAACCTTATCGGATTTATCATGATCGAAGAGCGGGTGATTTTATAAATGAAATTATCAAGTATTTAGATTCTGGAGTAACGGTAATTCTGGATCTGGGGAATGCCAATCCAGAAGTGATGAATTACTTCTCTGATGAGCTATCACTGGCTGTTTTAAGACATCAAGTTGATAAATTTTCTAACAATCAATTAGGTAATCACTTCATACAGCTATATTTTGAAGAAGCCCACAATCTATTCCCTCATTCAGGAGATGTCACCACAATTTACAGCCGTTTAGCAAAAGAAGGGGCAAAATATCATATTGGAATGGTATATTCCACCCAATCACCAACGACAATCAATAAAGACTTATTAGCACAAACTGAGAATTTTTTTGTTGCTCATCTTGCGTCTCAAGATGATGTTAATACACTTGCTAAAGTGAACATCGCATACGAAACTCTAAAAGATGATATTCTTCAGGCAAAAACAGTTGGGTATATAAGGATGCTTACACGCTCCCATCGTTTCGTTATATCTGTTCAAGCAAGGAAGTTTACATTACCCAATTCAAATCCGGAGGGAAAATAA
- a CDS encoding M28 family peptidase: MDELLLELQRYQKRNSRKEKNDFIDYLKQKFNKLGFEFNVVKTKLINSVHFETVSDDNPDIILMAHYDTGTILPCWYEWLIRLTGHTRSILTALIVLLVFKLVSLTYNEIIINIFTITVGLSFFIPALFIKNQHTMNDNTSGVMALLLLAEKIAVDDSLKKRVKIVFTDNEEKILIGSYQLRKIWEKNGLNYKNAKIISVDCIGRGEHVIISYNFVNSIAKELIKVFEKNKIRAKCINMCLVPLSDAYNFWTTGAVNINMMYKTIIPGGYYIKNIHSYRDKEISKDNIKLIVESLIEYIKTYTTTQYS, encoded by the coding sequence ATGGATGAATTATTGCTGGAATTACAGAGATACCAAAAAAGAAATTCTCGCAAAGAAAAGAATGATTTCATTGATTACTTAAAACAAAAATTTAACAAACTAGGATTTGAATTTAATGTAGTTAAAACAAAACTTATTAATAGTGTACATTTTGAAACTGTTTCAGATGATAATCCAGATATTATATTAATGGCACATTATGATACCGGAACCATATTACCATGCTGGTATGAATGGCTTATTCGTCTCACCGGTCATACAAGATCTATTTTAACAGCCTTGATAGTTTTATTAGTTTTTAAGTTAGTATCATTAACCTATAATGAAATAATAATAAATATTTTTACAATTACTGTTGGATTATCTTTTTTTATACCTGCGCTTTTTATTAAAAATCAACATACAATGAATGACAATACAAGTGGAGTAATGGCATTACTTTTATTAGCAGAAAAAATTGCTGTTGACGATTCATTAAAAAAGAGAGTAAAAATTGTTTTTACTGATAATGAAGAAAAAATACTAATTGGTTCATATCAATTACGTAAGATATGGGAAAAGAATGGACTTAATTATAAAAATGCAAAGATAATTAGCGTTGATTGTATCGGACGGGGGGAGCATGTAATAATTTCATATAATTTTGTAAACAGTATTGCAAAAGAGCTAATTAAAGTTTTTGAAAAAAATAAAATTCGAGCTAAATGTATTAACATGTGTTTAGTCCCTTTATCTGATGCATACAATTTCTGGACTACTGGCGCAGTCAACATTAACATGATGTACAAAACTATTATTCCAGGAGGTTATTATATAAAGAATATACATTCATATCGAGATAAAGAAATTTCAAAAGATAATATTAAATTAATAGTTGAATCTCTTATTGAATACATAAAAACATATACTACTACACAGTATAGCTAG
- a CDS encoding tyrosine-type recombinase/integrase yields the protein MLQIRIKKGNSNEIWVSFPYNPTLVEKIKTVKGNRWYPEGKYWLFPNTDGTLQKILWKEYRPNKWLFSGQDKERYITTRTVEKIFLKACESAKILKPITVHRLRHSFATHLLEGGSDLKYIQELLGHANSKTTEIYTHISTKNLGKIRSPLDSLLLKRGCGE from the coding sequence ATGTTACAAATCCGTATTAAAAAAGGCAATTCAAACGAGATTTGGGTCTCTTTTCCTTACAATCCTACTCTTGTAGAAAAGATAAAGACTGTCAAAGGTAATCGCTGGTATCCCGAAGGTAAATATTGGTTGTTTCCCAATACTGATGGAACTCTGCAAAAGATTTTGTGGAAAGAATATAGGCCAAATAAATGGTTATTTTCTGGTCAGGATAAAGAAAGATATATAACAACGCGAACGGTTGAAAAAATATTTCTAAAAGCCTGTGAGTCTGCTAAGATATTAAAACCTATAACAGTTCATAGATTAAGACATAGCTTTGCAACTCATCTTTTGGAAGGCGGATCTGATTTGAAATACATACAGGAGCTTTTGGGACATGCAAACAGCAAAACGACCGAGATTTACACCCATATAAGCACAAAAAACTTGGGAAAAATAAGGAGTCCTTTGGATTCACTACTTTTAAAAAGAGGTTGTGGTGAATGA
- a CDS encoding CPBP family glutamic-type intramembrane protease has product MERYNKTFFFYGLSLIIPWILWFIVAYFSHLESYDSSINFLMSVLGILGLIAPALVASYLFLIDKDLMKDLKNRIFNIQRFNAFYLVITFLLIPFSIVIAQLISVIFGHSLSQFYISGKPTFTSLVYSPWFILIFAPIVEELAWHSYGTDTLRRKYNLFTTSLIFSFYWVIWHLPLSFIKGYYHSNVVAEGLVYSLNFIFSLFVFVILMNWLYYKTKRNIFTAIIFHLNANISNEIFATHPDSKVIQTGLLLLVAIIILKYDKEMFFSKEVLN; this is encoded by the coding sequence CTGGAAAGATATAACAAAACATTTTTCTTTTATGGATTATCATTGATAATTCCATGGATACTTTGGTTCATAGTTGCATACTTTAGTCATCTTGAAAGTTATGATTCGTCAATTAACTTTTTAATGTCTGTATTGGGTATTCTGGGATTAATTGCACCTGCTCTCGTAGCAAGCTATTTATTTCTCATTGATAAAGATCTTATGAAGGACTTGAAAAACAGGATTTTTAATATACAAAGATTCAATGCATTCTATCTTGTAATAACATTTTTATTAATACCTTTTTCAATTGTCATTGCTCAATTGATTTCGGTCATATTTGGGCATAGCCTTTCTCAGTTTTACATTTCTGGCAAACCAACATTTACCTCTCTTGTATATTCTCCATGGTTTATACTTATTTTTGCACCAATAGTTGAAGAATTAGCCTGGCATAGTTATGGTACAGATACATTACGACGAAAATATAATTTATTTACAACTTCACTTATATTTTCATTTTACTGGGTAATATGGCATTTGCCTTTGTCATTTATCAAGGGATATTATCATAGCAATGTTGTTGCAGAGGGATTGGTGTATTCTCTAAATTTTATTTTCAGTTTATTTGTTTTTGTAATCTTAATGAATTGGCTTTATTATAAAACAAAGCGTAATATTTTTACTGCTATTATTTTTCATTTAAATGCAAATATTTCCAATGAAATATTTGCAACACATCCAGATAGTAAAGTTATTCAAACAGGATTACTGCTACTTGTAGCAATTATAATTTTGAAATATGATAAAGAAATGTTTTTTTCTAAGGAAGTGCTAAATTGA